In Pseudofrankia saprophytica, one genomic interval encodes:
- a CDS encoding AzlD domain-containing protein: MTVWLVVVAAGVGSYLLRISMVVLLGRVGTPAVLERSKPFVVPVAFAALAATSLAGQVEANLAGLLPPLAAVAAAALAAHRTGRPYAAILAGMPVFWALNALVG; the protein is encoded by the coding sequence ATGACCGTCTGGCTCGTCGTCGTGGCGGCCGGAGTGGGCAGCTACCTGCTGCGGATCAGCATGGTGGTCCTGCTCGGCCGGGTCGGGACCCCGGCGGTGCTGGAGCGTTCCAAACCGTTCGTCGTCCCGGTCGCGTTCGCGGCGCTCGCCGCCACCAGCCTCGCCGGGCAGGTCGAGGCGAACCTCGCGGGGCTGCTCCCGCCGCTCGCGGCCGTCGCCGCCGCGGCGCTGGCGGCCCATCGCACCGGCCGTCCCTACGCCGCGATCCTCGCCGGCATGCCCGTCTTCTGGGCGTTGAACGCCCTCGTCGGCTAG
- a CDS encoding AfsR/SARP family transcriptional regulator, producing GLAGPGPGAGGPGVAASGDGGGAGWAGSLSGRVVSLDRWVDKALAARAADTYGGPLLPEDVYEPWTEPEREQLRQLYLRMLRAAGRWERLLLEDPADERAHLAIMRRHAARGERVEVLRQFDRLAAVLRRELGVAPCEDALTLRAAVLGLSA from the coding sequence CGGGCTCGCCGGCCCCGGTCCCGGCGCGGGCGGGCCCGGCGTCGCGGCGTCCGGCGACGGTGGGGGCGCGGGGTGGGCGGGCAGCCTCTCCGGCCGGGTCGTGAGCCTGGACCGCTGGGTCGACAAGGCGCTCGCCGCGCGTGCCGCCGACACCTACGGTGGGCCGCTGCTGCCCGAGGACGTCTACGAGCCATGGACCGAGCCGGAGCGCGAGCAGCTGCGGCAGCTCTACCTGCGCATGCTGCGGGCGGCCGGGCGCTGGGAGCGGCTGCTGCTCGAGGACCCGGCCGACGAGCGCGCCCACCTGGCGATCATGCGCCGGCACGCGGCCCGCGGCGAGCGGGTCGAAGTGCTGCGCCAGTTCGACCGGCTGGCCGCGGTGCTGCGCCGCGAGCTCGGCGTCGCCCCCTGCGAGGACGCCCTCACCCTGCGTGCCGCCGTCCTCGGCCTGTCCGCCTGA
- a CDS encoding methyltransferase domain-containing protein — protein sequence MEYVHGYSDQEHARLGDQAATLTDLLHADTRYPPGSRVLEAGCGVGAQTVILAANSPDAVLTSVDISATSVAVARERVTRAGLTNVRFLRADLFDAPFPRASFDHVFVCFVLEHLADPVGALAALCGLLRPGGSITVIEGDHGSAYFHPDSEAARRAIDCLVDLQARAGGDGLIGRRLYPLLVQAGFLDVAVSPRVVYADASRPHLVDGFTRRTFTAMVEGVGERAVGEALLDAPTWAAGIRALHRTTEPDGTFNYTFFKATATSPPN from the coding sequence ATGGAGTACGTCCACGGCTACTCGGACCAGGAACACGCGCGGCTGGGCGACCAGGCCGCGACGTTGACCGACCTGCTGCACGCGGACACGCGCTACCCGCCGGGAAGTCGAGTTCTGGAGGCCGGGTGCGGGGTCGGGGCGCAGACGGTCATCCTCGCGGCGAACAGCCCGGACGCCGTCCTCACGTCCGTCGACATCTCGGCGACGTCGGTCGCCGTCGCCCGCGAACGGGTGACCCGGGCGGGCCTGACCAACGTGCGGTTCCTGCGCGCCGACCTGTTCGACGCGCCGTTCCCGCGGGCGTCGTTCGACCACGTCTTCGTCTGCTTCGTGCTGGAGCACCTGGCGGACCCGGTCGGGGCGCTCGCGGCGCTGTGCGGGCTGCTGCGCCCCGGCGGCTCGATCACGGTGATCGAGGGCGACCACGGTTCGGCCTACTTCCACCCCGACAGCGAGGCGGCGCGCCGGGCGATCGACTGCCTGGTCGACCTGCAGGCGCGCGCCGGCGGTGACGGGCTGATCGGGCGGCGCCTCTACCCGCTCCTGGTCCAGGCTGGATTTCTCGACGTCGCGGTCTCACCGCGGGTCGTCTATGCCGACGCCAGCCGCCCGCACCTGGTCGACGGCTTCACGCGGCGCACCTTCACCGCCATGGTCGAGGGCGTCGGCGAGCGGGCCGTCGGCGAGGCACTGCTCGACGCCCCCACCTGGGCGGCCGGCATACGTGCCCTGCACCGCACCACCGAGCCCGACGGCACCTTCAACTACACCTTCTTCAAGGCAACGGCGACCAGCCCGCCGAACTGA
- a CDS encoding AMP-binding protein — protein MTDSDWSLSAVLDIVTDAAPGREMLVWNDVRRTYAEVRDRTRRLAAFFRKQGLDARRERFELGRWECGQSPVAILLSNCPEYLEAMIGAYRARAVPFNVNHHYNAREVATLLDQVGAEAVVYHRRLAPLLAAASGAGAGAEGMDGAGAAAGRLLVDVDDGSGVAPLPGSIPFEAAIAAAADADLDQLPIPSPDDLYLVCTGGTTGRPKGVLWRQADVYVAAMGGFEGATATRISAIAASGRGGVWFAAPPLMHGAAQWTAFAALVLGATLVLHDDSAPFDARAILTVAERERVSLMSIVGDAYARPLVDELRARPYDLSAFARLATGGATTSAALKHTLLDLVPHLTVVDGYGASETGGMAFGSSTKDTETRKFTLSAGGAVLSSDRTRFLTPDEPEVGWTARVGRVPLGYLGDPARTEETFPVIDGVRVTVPGDRAHYEPDGSGRIVMLGRDAMVVNTGGEKVFVEEVEEALRLHPGILDALVVGRPSVRFGEEVVALVQPRPGVALSPSEVREYAARSVARFKAPRAVLLCDHIGRHPTGKADYTWAREAALGAEPAT, from the coding sequence ATGACCGACAGTGATTGGTCCTTATCGGCGGTGCTCGACATCGTCACCGACGCCGCGCCCGGCCGGGAGATGCTGGTCTGGAACGACGTCCGGCGCACCTACGCCGAGGTGCGCGACCGCACCCGCCGGCTGGCCGCGTTCTTCCGGAAGCAGGGCCTCGACGCGCGGCGCGAGCGGTTCGAGCTGGGACGGTGGGAGTGCGGCCAGAGCCCCGTCGCGATCCTGCTGTCCAACTGCCCCGAGTACCTCGAGGCGATGATCGGGGCGTACCGGGCGCGGGCGGTGCCGTTCAACGTCAACCACCACTACAACGCCCGCGAGGTCGCCACGCTGCTCGACCAGGTCGGCGCCGAGGCGGTCGTCTACCACCGCCGGCTCGCGCCGCTGCTCGCCGCCGCCTCCGGTGCCGGTGCCGGTGCCGAGGGCATGGACGGCGCCGGTGCGGCGGCCGGCCGCCTGCTGGTCGACGTCGACGACGGCTCGGGAGTCGCGCCGCTGCCCGGTTCCATCCCCTTCGAGGCGGCCATCGCGGCCGCGGCCGACGCCGACCTCGACCAGCTGCCGATACCCTCACCCGACGATCTCTACCTGGTCTGCACCGGCGGCACCACCGGCCGGCCCAAGGGCGTGCTGTGGCGGCAGGCCGACGTCTACGTCGCCGCGATGGGCGGTTTCGAGGGCGCGACCGCCACCCGGATCTCGGCCATCGCCGCGTCCGGCCGAGGCGGCGTCTGGTTCGCGGCGCCACCGCTCATGCACGGCGCCGCGCAGTGGACCGCGTTCGCCGCGCTCGTCCTCGGCGCGACGCTGGTCCTGCACGACGACAGCGCGCCGTTCGACGCCCGAGCGATCCTCACCGTAGCCGAGCGCGAACGGGTCAGCCTGATGTCGATCGTCGGTGACGCCTACGCCCGCCCGCTGGTCGACGAGCTGCGCGCCCGGCCGTACGACCTGTCGGCGTTCGCGCGCCTGGCGACCGGCGGCGCGACGACCAGCGCCGCGCTCAAGCACACCTTGCTCGACCTGGTCCCGCACCTCACCGTGGTCGACGGCTACGGAGCGTCCGAGACCGGCGGGATGGCCTTCGGCAGTTCGACCAAGGACACCGAGACCCGCAAGTTCACCCTGTCGGCCGGCGGCGCGGTCCTGTCCTCGGACAGGACGCGGTTCCTCACGCCCGACGAGCCGGAGGTCGGGTGGACGGCGCGGGTCGGCCGGGTGCCGCTGGGCTACCTGGGCGACCCGGCCAGGACCGAGGAGACCTTTCCCGTCATCGACGGCGTCCGCGTCACCGTCCCCGGCGATCGGGCGCACTACGAGCCGGACGGCTCGGGCCGGATCGTCATGCTCGGCCGAGACGCGATGGTCGTCAACACCGGCGGCGAGAAGGTGTTCGTCGAGGAGGTCGAGGAGGCATTGCGCCTCCATCCCGGCATCCTCGACGCCCTGGTCGTCGGCCGGCCAAGCGTTCGGTTCGGCGAGGAGGTCGTCGCGCTCGTCCAGCCCCGCCCCGGCGTCGCGCTGTCCCCCAGCGAGGTCCGCGAGTACGCCGCCCGCTCCGTGGCCCGGTTCAAGGCCCCGCGCGCCGTCCTGCTGTGCGACCACATCGGCCGGCACCCGACCGGCAAGGCCGACTACACCTGGGCCCGCGAGGCCGCCCTCGGCGCCGAGCCGGCGACCTGA
- a CDS encoding AzlC family ABC transporter permease → MNSAWHGPEARAEARAGARAMLPWLAGIGPFGFVIGVSAARAGIPPLAAWLTGPLIFAGSAQVAALALLGAGAAGVVVVVTVLAINARLVLYSAALAPYWRASPRWWRALAAYLIVEPSLAVGLDRYRRSSPDDLRAAHVYYLSGGLVLWAGWLVTIALGQLVGTRVPAGLHLEFVVPLFLIGDLVPRLSARAAAWAALAAATVALAARPAPAQTGIVLAILVGVAVGLRASGDTDRAPASVPDPVPASAPDSLPGSVPDPGSVPDPGSVPDSRPAPALAPAGAWTEEGR, encoded by the coding sequence GTGAACAGCGCCTGGCATGGCCCCGAGGCCCGTGCCGAGGCCCGAGCTGGTGCACGCGCGATGCTGCCGTGGCTGGCCGGCATCGGACCGTTCGGATTTGTCATCGGTGTCAGCGCGGCCCGCGCCGGCATCCCGCCGCTGGCGGCCTGGCTGACCGGCCCGCTCATCTTCGCCGGCAGCGCCCAGGTAGCCGCGCTGGCACTGCTCGGCGCCGGCGCTGCCGGCGTGGTCGTCGTCGTGACCGTGCTCGCGATCAACGCGCGGCTGGTCCTCTACTCGGCGGCACTGGCCCCGTACTGGCGCGCCTCGCCCCGCTGGTGGCGAGCGCTGGCCGCCTACCTGATCGTCGAGCCGTCGCTCGCGGTCGGGCTCGACCGCTACCGCCGGTCGTCGCCCGACGACCTGCGGGCGGCCCACGTCTACTACCTGAGCGGCGGGCTGGTCCTGTGGGCCGGCTGGCTCGTGACGATCGCCTTGGGCCAGCTCGTCGGCACGCGGGTACCGGCCGGGCTGCACCTGGAGTTCGTCGTCCCGCTGTTCCTGATCGGCGACCTGGTGCCGCGGCTGTCCGCGCGGGCCGCGGCCTGGGCGGCGCTGGCGGCGGCGACCGTCGCGCTCGCCGCCCGCCCGGCTCCGGCGCAGACCGGCATCGTGCTCGCGATCCTCGTCGGTGTCGCGGTCGGCCTGCGCGCGTCCGGCGACACCGACCGGGCTCCCGCGTCCGTGCCCGACCCGGTTCCCGCGTCTGCTCCCGACTCGCTTCCCGGGTCCGTTCCCGATCCCGGGTCCGTTCCCGATCCCGGGTCCGTTCCCGACTCGCGGCCCGCGCCGGCGCTCGCGCCGGCCGGCGCCTGGACGGAGGAGGGGCGATGA
- a CDS encoding SDR family NAD(P)-dependent oxidoreductase, with protein sequence MADAATNDRYGPWGIVAGGSDGIGAAFAHEMAARGLNVVLVARRVSVLEAFAVEVRGKHGVEVRTVALDLSAPDALARLATATSDVEVGLFVYNAGGDDFSMPFLDKDLDTHLKLIHRNCDSVLEAAYRFGGPMVARGRGGVVLVTSGAAWAGGATLATYGATKAFDLILAEALWAEWRSGGVDVLSLVLGKTDTPSMRRVFDAKGEPYGELADPADVARQALDHLPDGPTWIFGAPEPTGGSPFGALPRRDAVLAMSRGAATAHADETHASPAAEDRRG encoded by the coding sequence ATGGCTGACGCCGCGACGAACGACAGGTACGGGCCCTGGGGCATCGTGGCCGGCGGGTCCGACGGGATCGGGGCCGCGTTCGCCCACGAGATGGCCGCCAGAGGCCTGAACGTCGTGCTGGTCGCGCGGCGGGTCTCCGTGCTGGAGGCGTTCGCCGTCGAGGTCCGCGGGAAGCACGGTGTCGAGGTCCGCACCGTCGCGCTCGATCTCAGCGCCCCGGACGCCCTGGCGCGGCTCGCGACCGCGACGTCCGACGTCGAGGTGGGGCTGTTCGTCTACAACGCCGGCGGCGACGACTTCAGCATGCCCTTCCTCGACAAGGACCTCGACACCCACCTGAAGCTGATCCACCGCAACTGCGACAGCGTGCTCGAGGCCGCCTACCGCTTCGGCGGGCCGATGGTCGCGCGCGGGCGGGGAGGCGTCGTGCTCGTCACCTCGGGCGCGGCCTGGGCCGGCGGCGCCACGCTCGCCACCTACGGAGCCACCAAGGCGTTCGACCTCATCCTGGCCGAGGCGCTGTGGGCGGAATGGCGCTCTGGCGGGGTCGACGTCCTGAGCCTCGTGCTCGGCAAGACCGACACACCGTCGATGCGCCGGGTGTTCGACGCCAAGGGCGAGCCATACGGCGAGCTCGCCGACCCCGCGGACGTGGCCCGCCAGGCACTCGACCACCTCCCGGACGGGCCTACCTGGATCTTCGGCGCCCCCGAGCCGACCGGCGGCTCACCGTTCGGCGCGCTGCCTCGCCGCGACGCCGTGCTCGCGATGAGCCGCGGCGCCGCCACCGCCCACGCGGACGAGACGCACGCTTCGCCGGCGGCCGAAGACCGGCGTGGATGA
- a CDS encoding sugar phosphate isomerase/epimerase family protein: MDTERLGIEHQTVFGLPPVEFVNLTADLGCRYIAAVLSGNPVNPHGYASFSLRDDPALRRRTAAALRDRDVSISLAEGFVVRPGSDMRGYAADLDLMAELGVAMVNTVTMDPDLPRSLDEFGVLAELAGERGMQTTVEFAPSLTIKDLPGALAAVRHVARPNFRLLIDTMHLVRSGHTAADLAAVDPVLIAYAQLSDHTVRQRGSVYREDSIDRMVPGEGELPLREILAALPPGIVIGLEVPMLSRALAGESTEERARRCVEGARGLLALASADRTADRGPMQTHWGRWPRETRRHDG, from the coding sequence ATGGACACGGAACGCTTGGGAATAGAGCACCAGACCGTCTTCGGGCTGCCGCCGGTGGAGTTCGTCAACCTCACCGCCGACCTCGGCTGCCGTTACATAGCCGCCGTGCTCTCCGGGAACCCAGTCAACCCGCACGGCTATGCGTCATTCTCGCTGCGTGACGACCCGGCGCTGCGACGGCGGACGGCGGCCGCGCTGCGCGACCGCGACGTGTCGATCTCCCTCGCCGAGGGGTTCGTCGTCCGTCCCGGCAGCGACATGCGCGGTTACGCCGCCGATCTCGACCTGATGGCCGAGCTCGGCGTCGCGATGGTCAACACCGTGACGATGGACCCGGACCTCCCGCGCAGCCTGGACGAGTTCGGGGTGCTCGCCGAGCTGGCGGGCGAGCGAGGGATGCAGACGACGGTCGAGTTCGCCCCGTCACTGACAATCAAGGATCTTCCTGGCGCGTTGGCCGCGGTACGCCACGTCGCGCGCCCGAACTTCCGCCTGCTGATCGACACCATGCACCTGGTGCGTTCCGGGCACACTGCGGCGGACCTCGCGGCCGTCGACCCCGTGTTGATCGCCTATGCGCAGCTTAGCGATCACACGGTGCGCCAGCGCGGCTCGGTGTACCGCGAGGACTCGATCGACCGGATGGTGCCAGGTGAGGGCGAGCTGCCGCTGCGGGAGATCCTCGCCGCGCTCCCGCCGGGCATCGTGATCGGCCTCGAGGTTCCCATGCTGTCCCGAGCCCTGGCGGGCGAGTCGACCGAGGAACGGGCCCGCCGGTGTGTCGAGGGGGCGCGTGGCCTCCTGGCCCTGGCGTCCGCCGACCGAACCGCCGACCGCGGACCAATGCAGACCCACTGGGGCCGCTGGCCCCGAGAGACGAGGAGACACGATGGCTGA
- a CDS encoding alpha-hydroxy acid oxidase: MQDAINVEDFRGLARRRLPRAVFDALEGGAGDEVSLRRNRAAFDRIEFRPRPLADVAKRDLSTTVFGERLSMPIMLAPTGASRLARSAAEIAVARAAARADVVYMQSTVAAFPLEDVAASSTGSLWYQLYLPPDRAELGDLVRRIAAAGYRALAITIDTSILGNRERDTRNRLMSRPPRPGIVLQGASKPAWTADFLRGKADYLRGRLGAARSDGPSQLSLDQTRKTITAASDCVTWEDVERVRSLWKGPLIIKGLMRGDECDRFVELGVDGVVVSNHGGRQLDGVPATIDILPEVVDAAAGRLTVFLDGGVRRGNDAAKALALGAAGVFVGRPYLYGLAAGGEAGVVRMIELLREELDRAMALLGAATVADLDRTLVSGARVPFPVVSSAGWSPLP; this comes from the coding sequence ATGCAGGACGCCATCAACGTCGAGGACTTCCGCGGGCTGGCGCGCCGCAGGCTTCCCCGGGCGGTGTTCGACGCCCTGGAGGGCGGAGCAGGCGACGAGGTGTCGCTGCGGCGCAATCGCGCCGCGTTCGACCGCATCGAGTTCCGCCCGCGGCCGCTCGCCGACGTCGCCAAGCGGGACCTGTCCACGACCGTGTTCGGCGAGCGACTGTCCATGCCGATCATGCTGGCGCCGACGGGCGCGAGCCGCCTCGCGCGGTCGGCCGCGGAGATCGCCGTCGCGCGGGCCGCGGCGCGGGCGGACGTCGTCTACATGCAGAGCACCGTCGCGGCCTTCCCCCTCGAGGACGTCGCCGCGAGCTCGACCGGTTCGCTCTGGTACCAGCTCTACCTGCCCCCCGACCGCGCCGAGCTCGGGGACCTCGTCCGGCGGATCGCGGCCGCGGGATACCGAGCCCTGGCCATCACCATCGACACGTCGATCCTGGGCAACCGCGAGCGGGACACACGCAACAGGCTCATGAGCCGGCCGCCGCGCCCCGGGATCGTGCTTCAGGGGGCCAGCAAGCCCGCCTGGACGGCCGACTTCCTGCGAGGCAAAGCCGACTACCTGCGCGGCAGGCTCGGTGCCGCCCGTTCCGACGGGCCGTCCCAGCTGAGCCTCGACCAGACCCGGAAGACGATCACGGCGGCGTCGGACTGCGTCACCTGGGAGGACGTCGAGCGGGTCCGGTCGCTGTGGAAGGGACCGCTCATCATCAAGGGCCTGATGCGCGGAGACGAGTGTGACCGGTTCGTCGAGCTGGGCGTGGACGGTGTCGTGGTCTCGAACCACGGCGGACGGCAGCTGGACGGCGTCCCCGCGACGATCGACATCCTGCCGGAGGTGGTCGACGCGGCGGCCGGCCGGCTCACGGTGTTCCTCGACGGAGGTGTCCGGCGCGGCAACGACGCGGCCAAGGCGCTGGCCCTGGGTGCCGCGGGCGTGTTCGTGGGCCGGCCGTACCTCTACGGCCTCGCCGCGGGCGGCGAGGCCGGCGTCGTGCGGATGATCGAGCTGCTGCGCGAGGAGCTTGACCGGGCAATGGCGCTGCTCGGCGCCGCGACCGTGGCGGACCTCGACCGCACCCTCGTCTCGGGCGCCCGCGTCCCCTTCCCGGTTGTCAGTTCGGCGGGCTGGTCGCCGTTGCCTTGA
- a CDS encoding NAD(P)-dependent oxidoreductase: MKVGFIGLGSMGLPMAQRIQAEGHDLTLYARRSASLEPFAGTGATIAATPAEMGAAVEAVGICVFDAAGVEEVLFGPDGLAETLEPGSVVLVHSTVAPAQIRKIAEQAAKHRLRVLDAPVSGGAPRALTGELTIMVGGDATALADVAGLMSTLSNHVVHLGGIGAGSHAKLINNTLFSAQIALADDAMRAGESLGVDPAGLAAVLATSSSACVASGVRLRAGSIAGLAASPANLTLTKDVTLMADVLGDAPGRELVEVARRFVAAIRSA, encoded by the coding sequence GTGAAGGTTGGCTTCATCGGGCTAGGCAGCATGGGCCTGCCGATGGCGCAGCGGATCCAGGCCGAGGGCCACGACCTGACGCTTTATGCCCGGCGGTCGGCGTCGCTGGAGCCGTTCGCGGGCACCGGCGCCACCATCGCGGCGACACCGGCCGAGATGGGCGCGGCGGTCGAGGCCGTCGGCATCTGCGTCTTCGACGCGGCGGGTGTGGAAGAGGTGCTGTTCGGCCCGGACGGCCTCGCGGAGACACTCGAACCCGGATCGGTGGTGCTCGTGCACAGCACGGTGGCACCCGCGCAGATCCGGAAGATCGCCGAGCAGGCGGCGAAACACCGCCTGCGCGTCCTCGACGCGCCGGTGAGCGGCGGCGCCCCACGGGCGCTGACCGGCGAGCTGACCATCATGGTCGGCGGCGACGCCACGGCGCTGGCCGACGTCGCCGGCCTGATGTCGACACTGTCCAACCACGTCGTGCATCTCGGCGGGATCGGGGCCGGATCGCACGCGAAACTCATCAACAACACGCTGTTCTCGGCGCAGATCGCCCTCGCGGACGACGCGATGAGGGCGGGGGAATCGCTCGGCGTCGATCCGGCCGGCCTCGCGGCGGTCCTGGCGACGAGCAGCTCGGCGTGCGTGGCCTCCGGAGTGCGGCTGCGCGCCGGCTCCATCGCGGGCCTCGCGGCCTCGCCAGCCAACCTGACGCTCACCAAGGACGTCACGCTGATGGCGGACGTCCTCGGCGACGCCCCCGGAAGGGAACTCGTCGAGGTGGCGCGACGCTTCGTCGCCGCGATCCGGTCCGCCTGA
- a CDS encoding AMP-binding protein: MATPMVPGSTDRADVWKGQATPATPVPPLHPDDRFGNVMDRVRAVAAACPDLVAVRDEHRAVTYTQLVAWADVVADRVLREPAAADPDAPVAVLLPHDASGIAAVLGVIASGRPCVPLDRMHPADRLAQIVGLAGASVCVTGPPGSAEAGTAAALTGIMTTVEVDDSPAAGWSPALADRVASRAPHRADTDPAVLIFTSGSTGVPKGVLWHHRALLGQHYAIQVKGVMRPGPGDRLPLLLPYSFISGMNRTIGPLVFGATIEMYDPRVRGVRDLADWLRAIRPAGLVATPVLIRTVFGCLDPDEVLDSMRFVMSVGEPIYARDIELARHHVPTTAAFLVSYGASELGTTTCDPIWPDEVLPDGVMPAGRPVVDVRVRVVSPDGAEMPTGETGEIVVTGHFITGSYWRAPEAIASRFGVGPDGTPTYRTGDLGRVDAGGQLTVVGRNDAAVKIRGYLVEPIEIESALLASTDVLEAVVVADAAQERTRLVAYVVPAAGARVSPASIRRLLRAKLPSYMVPATVMLVAALPRTGRGKVDRLSLPPAPAGPRPGQDPPRDQWEEAVAGVWAVALHLDDVGVHDDFVELGGDSLIAEELLARVTDELGVRLPTSTVADAPTVAEFTARLRNVDTDTLRHPSVVPLRTSGSGRPLFCFCGAGGLAVGMLGFARHFDGDRPVYGVQAHGLEYRGLPDWSIQAAARRHARTLRLLQPTGPFTLAGHSFGGLVAFETARLLTEAGQDVDLLILIDSFLPDTSAGVFAGAVQPSRLPGGPSTGSHPALASASDQVEGAAAGGPSRAATRARVLLDRARQAAQLPLAGVVQFKGMNQYDVFYNQSRVLTRLYRPSPWNGRALVYTAAASPRRRTEAWRPLLASDATFRTVGGDHDTVLREPVVSEIAADIRAVLASLDSLAGSPGA, encoded by the coding sequence ATGGCAACACCGATGGTCCCTGGGTCCACGGACCGGGCTGACGTGTGGAAAGGCCAGGCCACCCCGGCTACGCCGGTGCCGCCACTGCATCCCGACGACCGGTTCGGCAACGTCATGGACCGGGTCCGCGCCGTCGCCGCGGCGTGCCCCGACCTGGTCGCCGTTCGCGACGAACACCGTGCCGTCACCTACACCCAGCTCGTCGCCTGGGCGGACGTCGTGGCGGACCGCGTCCTGCGGGAGCCCGCCGCGGCCGACCCCGACGCGCCGGTCGCTGTGCTCCTTCCCCACGACGCGAGCGGGATCGCCGCCGTCCTGGGTGTCATCGCGAGCGGCCGGCCCTGCGTGCCCCTCGACAGGATGCATCCCGCCGACCGCCTCGCCCAGATCGTGGGACTGGCTGGGGCCTCGGTGTGCGTCACCGGGCCGCCTGGCTCCGCCGAGGCGGGCACTGCCGCCGCGCTGACGGGGATCATGACCACCGTCGAGGTCGATGACAGTCCCGCCGCCGGTTGGTCCCCGGCGCTCGCCGACCGGGTGGCCTCGAGGGCGCCGCACCGGGCCGACACCGATCCGGCGGTGCTCATCTTCACCTCCGGGTCGACCGGAGTGCCGAAGGGTGTCCTGTGGCACCACCGCGCCCTGCTGGGTCAGCACTACGCCATTCAGGTGAAGGGCGTGATGCGGCCGGGTCCGGGCGACCGTCTGCCGCTCCTCCTGCCCTACTCCTTCATCTCGGGCATGAACCGCACGATCGGCCCGCTCGTCTTCGGCGCCACCATCGAGATGTACGACCCCCGGGTCCGCGGCGTCCGCGACCTGGCCGACTGGCTGCGCGCGATCCGGCCGGCCGGCCTCGTCGCCACCCCGGTACTGATCCGGACCGTGTTCGGCTGCCTCGATCCGGACGAGGTGCTCGACAGCATGCGGTTCGTCATGTCGGTCGGCGAGCCGATCTACGCCCGCGACATCGAACTGGCCCGCCACCACGTACCGACGACCGCGGCGTTCCTGGTCTCCTACGGCGCCTCGGAGCTCGGCACGACGACCTGCGACCCGATCTGGCCGGACGAGGTCCTCCCGGACGGCGTGATGCCGGCGGGGCGGCCGGTGGTCGACGTCCGCGTGCGGGTGGTCTCGCCGGACGGGGCCGAGATGCCGACGGGCGAGACGGGCGAGATCGTCGTGACAGGTCACTTCATCACGGGCAGCTACTGGCGTGCGCCTGAAGCGATCGCGTCGCGCTTCGGTGTCGGGCCGGACGGCACGCCGACCTACCGCACCGGGGACCTCGGACGCGTCGACGCCGGCGGTCAGCTCACCGTCGTCGGTCGCAACGACGCGGCTGTGAAGATCCGCGGTTACCTCGTCGAGCCGATCGAGATCGAGTCCGCCCTGCTGGCCAGCACGGACGTGCTCGAGGCCGTCGTCGTGGCCGACGCGGCCCAGGAGCGGACCCGCCTGGTCGCCTACGTCGTCCCGGCCGCGGGCGCCCGGGTCTCACCGGCGTCGATCAGGCGCCTGCTACGGGCCAAGCTGCCCTCCTACATGGTGCCGGCCACCGTCATGCTGGTCGCGGCGCTGCCGAGGACCGGTCGCGGCAAGGTCGACCGACTCAGCCTGCCCCCGGCCCCCGCCGGTCCGCGTCCGGGCCAGGACCCGCCCCGCGACCAGTGGGAGGAGGCCGTCGCCGGCGTGTGGGCCGTCGCCCTGCACCTCGACGACGTAGGCGTCCACGACGACTTCGTCGAGCTCGGCGGCGACTCCCTCATCGCCGAGGAGCTCCTGGCCAGGGTCACCGACGAGCTCGGGGTCCGGCTCCCCACCTCCACTGTCGCCGACGCCCCCACCGTCGCCGAATTCACCGCCCGGCTGCGCAACGTCGACACCGACACCCTGCGGCACCCCAGCGTCGTCCCGCTGCGCACCAGCGGCAGCGGCCGGCCGCTGTTCTGCTTCTGCGGCGCCGGTGGCCTCGCCGTCGGCATGCTCGGCTTCGCCCGCCACTTCGACGGCGACCGCCCCGTCTACGGAGTCCAGGCCCACGGCCTCGAGTACCGCGGCCTGCCTGACTGGTCGATCCAGGCGGCCGCCCGCCGCCACGCCCGCACCCTGCGCCTGCTACAGCCCACCGGCCCGTTCACCCTCGCGGGACACTCGTTCGGCGGGCTCGTCGCCTTCGAGACCGCGCGTCTGCTTACCGAGGCCGGCCAGGACGTCGACCTGCTCATCCTCATCGACAGCTTCCTGCCCGACACATCGGCCGGCGTCTTCGCGGGCGCAGTGCAGCCCTCGCGGCTTCCCGGCGGCCCGAGCACGGGCTCGCACCCCGCCCTGGCATCGGCATCGGACCAGGTCGAGGGTGCGGCCGCGGGCGGCCCGTCGCGCGCCGCGACGAGGGCCCGGGTCCTGCTCGACCGGGCCAGGCAGGCCGCCCAGCTCCCCCTGGCCGGCGTCGTCCAGTTCAAGGGCATGAACCAGTACGACGTCTTCTACAACCAGTCGCGGGTGCTGACCAGGTTGTACCGGCCCAGCCCCTGGAACGGGCGGGCTCTCGTCTACACGGCGGCCGCCTCGCCGCGGCGACGCACGGAGGCCTGGCGTCCGCTGCTGGCCAGCGACGCGACGTTCCGCACCGTCGGCGGCGACCACGACACCGTGCTGCGCGAACCCGTCGTGAGCGAGATCGCGGCCGACATCCGCGCGGTCCTCGCCAGCCTCGACAGCCTGGCCGGTTCCCCCGGGGCCTGA